The Campylobacter concisus genome has a window encoding:
- the kdsA gene encoding 3-deoxy-8-phosphooctulonate synthase, whose translation MILIAGPCVIESKELVFEVAKRLVKFNENPKLDFYFKSSFDKANRTSISSFRGPGLEKGCEILAEVKKEFGFKILTDIHESYQAQPVGEVADVLQIPAFLCRQTDLLVAAAKTKAVVNIKKGQFLAASAMKHSVKKVLETRGVSGDGYEVAKANGVWLTERGSTFGYGNLVVDMRNLVMMREFAPVIFDATHSVQMPSALGEKSGGDARFVPYLARAAASVGVDGFFYETHINPCEALCDGPNMLNLDELEKVVNDTLKIEEILNF comes from the coding sequence ATGATCTTAATCGCTGGACCTTGCGTGATAGAGAGCAAGGAGCTTGTTTTTGAAGTGGCAAAAAGGCTAGTTAAATTTAATGAAAATCCAAAGCTTGATTTTTACTTTAAGTCTAGCTTTGACAAGGCAAATCGCACGAGTATTAGCTCATTTCGTGGCCCTGGACTAGAGAAGGGTTGTGAAATTTTAGCTGAGGTGAAAAAAGAATTTGGCTTTAAAATTTTAACCGATATCCATGAGAGCTATCAAGCTCAGCCTGTTGGCGAAGTGGCTGATGTGCTGCAAATTCCTGCATTTTTGTGTCGTCAGACTGACCTTCTAGTAGCGGCTGCAAAGACAAAAGCGGTCGTAAATATCAAAAAAGGGCAGTTTTTAGCAGCTTCAGCGATGAAACACTCTGTTAAAAAGGTGCTTGAGACAAGAGGAGTTAGCGGCGATGGATACGAGGTTGCAAAGGCAAATGGCGTCTGGCTAACGGAGCGTGGAAGCACATTTGGATATGGAAATTTAGTCGTTGATATGAGAAATTTGGTGATGATGAGAGAATTTGCGCCAGTTATTTTTGACGCTACTCACAGCGTGCAGATGCCAAGCGCACTTGGCGAAAAAAGCGGCGGTGACGCTAGGTTTGTGCCGTATCTTGCAAGAGCAGCAGCTAGCGTTGGGGTGGATGGATTTTTCTATGAGACGCACATAAACCCTTGCGAGGCGCTATGTGACGGACCAAATATGCTAAATTTAGACGAGCTTGAAAAGGTCGTAAATGACACGCTAAAGATAGAGGAAATTTTAAATTTTTAA